From a region of the Acidobacteriota bacterium genome:
- a CDS encoding PIN domain-containing protein, whose protein sequence is MAEAARLKAVHALFFADCFAAATAIRERATLVTGDREFEKLGRAVIIDWLE, encoded by the coding sequence ATGGCCGAGGCGGCCCGCCTCAAAGCGGTCCATGCCCTGTTTTTCGCCGACTGTTTCGCGGCGGCAACCGCTATTCGCGAGCGCGCTACGCTCGTCACGGGGGACAGGGAGTTCGAAAAGCTCGGCCGGGCTGTGATTATCGACTGGCTCGAATAA
- a CDS encoding FAD-binding oxidoreductase, translated as MTAAKTWDVIVIGAGSVGAPAAVSLAEAGLKTLVLDRFPSVGQGANKTAIGGLRATHSDPAKIRLCLRSLEIFSQWETLYGDKIEWRKGGYSFVAYRPEEEKILKDLLTVQKTYGLNIGWLEPKELAEVVSGINPNGLIGGTFSPDDGSASPLLAAWAFYKRAKSLGAEFRFNEKVTDLVIEGGRVTGVRTDKAVYGAEVVLNAAGPWGAETARLAGMDLPVNPDSHEAAVTEAVARFLEPMVVDIRPVAGSANYYFYQHDTGQVIFCITPNPPFVGFDTRDTSSFLPMVAKRMVGLIPRLKNLRVRRTWRGLYPMTPDGFPIVGWSAEVEGFLQAVGMCGQGFMLGPGLGELLTRMVLKKTTEEDSAILPLLSPYRKFAGQEKLK; from the coding sequence ATGACCGCCGCGAAGACATGGGATGTCATCGTCATCGGCGCGGGCAGCGTCGGCGCGCCCGCGGCCGTATCCCTGGCCGAAGCCGGGTTGAAAACCCTCGTTCTCGACCGATTCCCGAGCGTGGGCCAGGGGGCGAACAAAACGGCGATCGGCGGCCTCCGGGCCACTCATTCCGATCCCGCGAAAATCCGCCTCTGCCTGCGCAGCCTGGAAATCTTCTCCCAGTGGGAAACCCTTTACGGCGATAAGATCGAATGGCGCAAGGGCGGCTACAGTTTCGTCGCCTACAGGCCCGAGGAGGAGAAAATCCTCAAGGATCTTCTGACCGTTCAGAAAACCTACGGCCTCAACATCGGCTGGCTCGAACCGAAGGAACTGGCCGAAGTCGTTTCGGGCATCAATCCGAACGGGCTCATCGGCGGGACGTTTTCCCCCGACGACGGGAGCGCCTCTCCCCTGCTGGCCGCCTGGGCCTTCTACAAGCGCGCGAAAAGCCTCGGCGCCGAGTTCCGTTTCAACGAGAAGGTCACCGATCTCGTGATCGAAGGCGGCCGTGTCACGGGAGTGCGGACCGACAAGGCCGTCTACGGCGCCGAGGTCGTCCTCAACGCCGCCGGGCCCTGGGGTGCGGAAACAGCCCGCCTGGCCGGCATGGATCTTCCCGTGAATCCGGACTCCCACGAAGCGGCCGTCACGGAAGCCGTGGCCCGTTTTCTCGAGCCCATGGTCGTCGACATCCGGCCGGTTGCGGGTTCGGCGAACTATTACTTCTACCAGCACGACACGGGACAGGTCATCTTCTGCATCACGCCCAATCCGCCCTTTGTGGGTTTCGACACGCGGGATACGAGTTCCTTCCTGCCCATGGTCGCCAAGCGCATGGTTGGCCTCATCCCCCGCCTCAAGAATCTCCGCGTCCGGCGGACGTGGCGGGGCCTCTACCCGATGACGCCTGACGGATTTCCCATCGTCGGCTGGTCGGCCGAGGTCGAGGGCTTTCTCCAGGCTGTCGGGATGTGCGGCCAGGGCTTTATGCTCGGCCCCGGGCTGGGCGAGCTCCTGACCCGGATGGTCCTGAAGAAGACGACCGAGGAGGACTCGGCGATCCTGCCTCTGCTGTCGCCTTACCGGAAATTCGCCGGCCAGGAAAAGCTGAAGTAG
- a CDS encoding PIN domain nuclease, with protein sequence MILVDSSVLIDFLEGRENAAVDRLSKALDDGIPFGISPITCLEVLQGAATDRDFERLHEYLETQTIYELKGGLDSYAAAAALFRSLRKKGLSVGSSVDCLIARTAIEHGLHLLHNDSDFDRIARVAPLKIWGGP encoded by the coding sequence GTGATCCTCGTCGATTCTTCCGTGCTCATCGATTTCCTGGAAGGCCGGGAGAACGCCGCCGTCGACCGCCTCAGCAAAGCCCTCGACGACGGCATCCCCTTCGGAATCAGCCCGATCACTTGCCTGGAGGTCCTTCAGGGCGCGGCCACGGACAGGGATTTCGAAAGGCTTCACGAATATCTCGAGACCCAGACGATCTATGAGCTGAAAGGCGGACTGGATTCGTACGCGGCGGCCGCGGCTCTTTTCCGCTCTCTCCGCAAAAAAGGCCTGTCCGTCGGAAGCTCGGTCGATTGCCTGATCGCCCGGACGGCGATCGAGCACGGCCTTCATCTTCTCCATAACGATTCCGATTTTGACCGTATCGCCCGGGTCGCACCGCTCAAGATTTGGGGCGGACCCTAA
- a CDS encoding type II toxin-antitoxin system VapB family antitoxin — MRTNIVIDDRLVEEAMALSKLKTKREVVHKALEEYVLALKRKDLRDLRGKVRFAEGYDYKKLRLG, encoded by the coding sequence ATGAGGACGAACATCGTCATCGACGATCGGCTCGTGGAGGAAGCCATGGCCTTGTCCAAACTGAAAACGAAGCGGGAGGTCGTCCACAAAGCTCTGGAGGAATACGTTCTGGCCCTGAAGAGGAAGGACCTTCGAGATCTCAGGGGCAAGGTCCGCTTCGCTGAAGGCTACGACTACAAGAAGCTGAGGCTTGGGTGA
- a CDS encoding ISL3 family transposase, whose amino-acid sequence MNELSLFTLALGLTDPWQVSDIKFSKEEGRLDLRIDFAKGAKFPCPSCQETKEGEVHDTLDRTWRHLNFFQYETYLHARVPRIRCGTCGVKQVDVPWARPGSGFTLLFELLVLSLCREMSVAAVADLTKEHANRLWRILNHYVERARQAVDLSGFHQLGIDEFSIRKGHVYMTSFGDLEASRVIFLGEGRKKGVVEAFIEDLRLRGIDPGRIDVICCDMWDPYLNGIGTFLSKAVVVFDRFHVMNQINKALEAVRREEQRENAVLKNSRFLWLKNPKNLTTRQEARLAELKRLDLRTARAYQIKLALARFWEIADPGDAVAYLKRWCFWATHSWLQPVIQAARTIKRYWKGVVNFFNVRVTNGMVEGLNSKIKTAMKRAYGFKHVAYLRTIIYLVAGKLTFDYPQ is encoded by the coding sequence ATGAATGAACTCAGTTTGTTTACTTTGGCCCTTGGGCTCACCGACCCTTGGCAGGTCTCCGACATCAAATTTTCCAAGGAAGAAGGACGGCTTGATCTCAGGATCGACTTCGCCAAGGGAGCAAAATTTCCGTGTCCCTCTTGCCAAGAGACGAAGGAAGGCGAAGTCCACGACACTCTGGATCGGACATGGCGGCATCTCAACTTCTTCCAGTATGAGACGTATCTGCATGCGCGGGTGCCGCGGATCCGATGCGGAACCTGTGGGGTCAAGCAAGTCGATGTGCCGTGGGCCCGGCCCGGGAGCGGCTTTACGCTTCTCTTCGAGCTTCTGGTTCTGTCGCTCTGCCGGGAGATGTCGGTTGCGGCGGTGGCGGACCTGACAAAAGAACATGCCAATCGGCTGTGGCGGATCTTGAACCATTACGTCGAGCGGGCCCGCCAAGCTGTCGATTTGAGCGGTTTTCATCAGCTGGGGATCGATGAGTTCTCGATTCGCAAGGGTCATGTCTACATGACATCGTTCGGCGATCTCGAGGCATCCCGGGTCATCTTCCTGGGAGAGGGCCGGAAAAAAGGTGTGGTCGAGGCGTTTATCGAGGATCTTCGGTTGCGGGGAATCGATCCGGGCCGGATCGATGTCATCTGTTGCGACATGTGGGATCCGTATCTGAACGGGATCGGGACGTTCTTGAGCAAGGCCGTGGTCGTTTTCGACCGATTCCATGTCATGAACCAGATCAACAAGGCTCTTGAGGCGGTTCGCCGGGAGGAGCAGAGGGAAAACGCGGTGCTGAAAAACAGCCGGTTTCTCTGGTTGAAAAACCCGAAGAATCTGACAACCCGACAAGAAGCCCGGCTGGCGGAATTGAAACGGCTGGACTTGCGAACGGCGCGGGCTTATCAGATTAAGTTGGCGCTGGCGCGCTTTTGGGAGATTGCCGATCCGGGCGATGCGGTGGCCTATTTGAAACGCTGGTGCTTTTGGGCAACGCACAGTTGGCTTCAACCGGTGATTCAAGCGGCGAGGACGATCAAGCGGTATTGGAAGGGCGTTGTCAACTTCTTCAACGTCCGGGTTACGAACGGGATGGTCGAAGGCCTGAACTCGAAGATCAAAACCGCTATGAAACGCGCTTACGGATTCAAACATGTCGCTTATCTTCGAACCATCATTTATCTCGTTGCTGGCAAACTAACCTTTGACTACCCACAGTAA
- a CDS encoding amidase, whose product MDDHRERTDDGMLGINRRRFLGYFAATGLGGTLLPGALLAVARDVAEITPDMVAAAAEIAGLPLSEEARKQIAEGLNRKTGLRQSFAALRDMNLGNDTPSALVFNPVLPGTKLPAGRSALYLSQVRVKPPETDEDLAFLPVTHLSALLKSRKITSMRLTRLYLERLKTYDPILHCVVTLTENLALDQAERADREIAQGKYRGPLHGIPWGAKDLLAVKGYKTTFGASPYQDHVIDEDATVYTRLTEAGAVLVAKLTLGALAMGDRWFGGMTRSPWDPENPKQGSSGSSAGPASAVAAGLVPFAIGSETRGSIISPASRCGVTGLRPTFGRVSRHGAMALSWTMDKIGPLCRTAEDCALVLHTIQGPDGKDNTVLDVPFSWDGGRDVRKLRVGYLKSAFEREIPEDPKFPERSRRMSEIQKFNRDALEVLRSLGVEPVPVELPKMTSGPMDFLLTTEAAAAFDDLIRSGNLDMMSEEPERSAWVGSFRLHSLVPAVQYIQANRARYRLMQAYHEFFETIDVLIGSALGPTNLTGHPETAFPHGFDSNGQPAVLRLTGKLFGEFDILLLAHAFQQKTDFHLKRPGI is encoded by the coding sequence CTACTTTGCGGCCACCGGACTTGGCGGCACGCTTCTCCCGGGAGCGCTCCTTGCCGTGGCCCGGGACGTAGCGGAGATCACTCCCGATATGGTCGCCGCAGCGGCCGAAATCGCCGGGCTGCCCCTCTCCGAAGAGGCCCGGAAGCAGATCGCGGAAGGGCTGAACAGAAAAACCGGTCTTCGTCAAAGCTTTGCCGCCCTGCGCGATATGAACCTCGGCAACGATACGCCGTCGGCCCTGGTGTTCAATCCCGTCCTTCCCGGGACGAAACTTCCAGCGGGCCGGTCGGCGCTTTATCTGTCCCAGGTCCGCGTCAAACCGCCCGAAACGGACGAAGACCTGGCCTTCCTGCCGGTCACTCATCTTTCCGCCCTCCTCAAGAGTCGGAAGATCACCTCGATGCGGTTGACCCGGCTCTATCTCGAACGTCTCAAGACATACGATCCGATTCTCCACTGTGTGGTCACTCTGACCGAGAACCTGGCTCTGGATCAGGCTGAACGTGCCGACAGGGAGATTGCCCAAGGGAAATACCGGGGACCGCTCCACGGCATTCCCTGGGGGGCGAAGGACCTCCTGGCGGTCAAGGGATACAAAACGACCTTTGGAGCATCGCCCTATCAAGACCATGTGATCGATGAAGACGCGACCGTATACACCCGCCTTACGGAAGCCGGAGCCGTTCTCGTCGCCAAGCTGACCCTCGGAGCACTGGCCATGGGCGACCGCTGGTTTGGGGGAATGACACGCAGTCCCTGGGACCCGGAGAATCCCAAGCAGGGCTCGAGCGGGTCGTCGGCCGGGCCGGCCTCGGCCGTCGCCGCCGGACTTGTGCCGTTCGCCATCGGGTCGGAGACGCGAGGTTCGATCATCTCTCCGGCAAGCCGGTGCGGCGTCACGGGTCTTCGGCCGACCTTCGGCCGGGTCAGTCGACATGGGGCGATGGCCCTGAGCTGGACCATGGACAAGATCGGGCCGCTCTGCCGGACGGCCGAGGACTGCGCCCTCGTCCTTCACACGATCCAGGGACCGGACGGCAAAGACAACACCGTCCTCGATGTGCCCTTTTCCTGGGACGGGGGACGCGACGTCCGGAAGCTCCGGGTGGGTTACCTGAAGTCCGCCTTCGAAAGAGAAATCCCCGAGGACCCGAAATTCCCCGAGCGAAGCCGGCGGATGAGCGAGATTCAGAAGTTCAATCGCGACGCCCTGGAAGTTCTGAGGTCTCTCGGTGTCGAGCCGGTTCCGGTCGAATTACCCAAGATGACCTCCGGCCCTATGGACTTTCTGTTGACGACCGAGGCCGCCGCCGCCTTTGACGACCTCATCCGCAGCGGGAATCTTGATATGATGTCAGAGGAACCCGAGCGCAGCGCCTGGGTCGGGTCTTTCCGCCTCCACTCTCTTGTCCCGGCCGTTCAGTACATCCAGGCCAACCGGGCCCGTTACAGGCTGATGCAGGCTTACCATGAATTTTTCGAAACGATCGATGTCCTGATCGGAAGCGCCCTGGGGCCGACCAACCTCACCGGCCACCCGGAGACGGCCTTCCCTCACGGCTTTGACTCAAATGGCCAGCCGGCCGTCCTGCGCCTGACGGGCAAACTTTTCGGCGAATTCGACATTTTGCTCCTGGCCCATGCCTTCCAACAGAAGACGGATTTCCACCTGAAGCGCCCCGGAATCTGA
- a CDS encoding UbiD family decarboxylase produces MNIKHILNKIGTTEAPLARQLLMTGLITKALEDRGKPAPVLIGGLALSYYTRDVYFTADIDLAYADRDALDDVMKELGFETSGRYWIHRGLDIAVEAPASGLSGEEAPRETVELDEGLFCVVIGLEDLIIDRLNACKHWKSEIDCEMTQLLIARYGEGLDWPYLEEKASRSENDTLAELREIKGRASS; encoded by the coding sequence GTGAACATCAAGCACATCCTGAACAAGATCGGCACGACGGAAGCCCCCTTGGCCCGCCAGCTTCTCATGACCGGCTTGATCACCAAGGCGCTCGAAGACAGGGGGAAGCCGGCGCCGGTGCTGATCGGAGGGTTGGCTCTCTCCTACTACACCCGGGATGTCTATTTTACGGCCGATATCGATCTGGCCTATGCCGATCGCGACGCTTTGGATGACGTCATGAAGGAGTTGGGTTTCGAGACATCGGGCCGCTACTGGATCCACCGCGGCCTGGATATTGCAGTCGAAGCACCGGCTTCAGGATTATCCGGAGAGGAGGCTCCTCGAGAAACCGTCGAACTCGATGAGGGGCTTTTCTGTGTGGTGATCGGCCTCGAGGACCTGATCATCGATCGCCTGAACGCCTGCAAGCACTGGAAATCCGAGATCGACTGCGAGATGACCCAATTGCTGATCGCCAGGTACGGAGAGGGATTGGATTGGCCGTATCTCGAAGAAAAAGCCTCCCGCTCTGAAAACGACACTCTAGCTGAACTGCGCGAGATCAAAGGGAGAGCATCCTCATGA
- a CDS encoding FAD-dependent oxidoreductase, which yields MSRVNEHPILRIPEVEEVRFFFAGKPLTGQKGEMISSALFAHGIRIFGTHHKDGSPQGIFCANGQCSQCMVIADGLPVKACMVPIKEGMKVLPLQGFPELPAVSSSDLKMSGIEDLSCDLLVVGGGPAGMGAAIEAADAGLSVILVDDKSELGGKLVLQTHLFFGAAAECYAGTRGIEIAGILADEVAKRPDIRVMTSSVAVGVFSDKKVGVASDDRYRLITPKSLLVAAGAREKALNFPGCDLPGVYGAGAFQTLLNRDLVRPSEKLFIVGGGNVGLIAAYHALQAGIAVVGLCEALPDVGGYWVHADKIRRMGVPIYTRTSVVSANGKEAIESVTVAGVDENWKILPGTHKTYACDTLLIAVGLDRVSEFHETAKNIGLDSYLAGDAEEIAEASAAMFSGRVTGRRIARNLGKDVEIPEAWENMTQLLKSHPGRQDFPVRIMDGNGGGPKKEIYPVIGCLETIPCNPCSVVCPQQALKMPSGDILQRPEFDGDCVGCSKCVANCPGLAISLVDMTTRASGKARVTLPFELPLNFEIGDSVAVVGWKGEPLGQAKVLDILDRSGRSPCRMSCPADVRAQGYIQLIGKGQFAAAIDLIRRDLPLPGVCGRVCYHPCEDGCLRKEIDEPVAICALKRFVADWARENAPDIKPLPVTRPQRIAVIGSGPAGLACANELAHRGYAVTVFEAHEKAGGLLRLGIPAYRLPDDVLDYELECLARQGIEFKTGTRIENVDDLLKQGYAAVFMAPGALKATSAGIPGEDLEGVIDMLEFLRRVKSGDLARLSGRVAIIGGGNSAIDSARVARRLGASEVRILYRRSREQMPSHDWEVKQAQDEGIQFDFLVAPEAIVGSNVHVEGVRLIRMKLGEPDASGRARPVPVPGSEFEMPFDTVIPAIGQQTSLGRLSEGLAMTKWGNILADPVTQLTNPGGIFAGGDAATGADTVVAAFGSGKRAAESIDRFLRGVDIDAGRREEKPKAPETLRDNAPRVPRVKEEEVPVADRIDSMVEIVKTLTEEAALIEAGRCLGCGTIGECLPGLDPGNRAAKKSPIQDKAHMVVVETEPDIAPRIGGIRVQPESVTEPIATVMPEVTPDETIVCRCERVTAGEIRGLIRDGERDINQIKAVTRACMGACGAKTCTPLIHRLFREEGVPMSEIVDQPKRPLFIEVPLGAFAGIEEEKDQ from the coding sequence ATGAGCCGCGTCAACGAACACCCCATTCTCCGCATTCCCGAAGTCGAAGAGGTCCGTTTCTTCTTCGCCGGCAAGCCGCTTACCGGCCAAAAAGGCGAAATGATTTCCAGCGCCCTCTTCGCCCACGGCATCCGGATCTTCGGAACCCATCACAAGGACGGATCCCCCCAGGGCATTTTCTGCGCCAACGGTCAATGCTCCCAGTGCATGGTGATCGCCGACGGTCTGCCCGTCAAAGCCTGCATGGTTCCCATCAAGGAGGGCATGAAAGTCCTCCCCCTCCAGGGTTTCCCCGAACTCCCCGCCGTTTCGAGCTCGGATCTGAAAATGTCCGGGATCGAGGACCTGTCCTGCGACCTCCTGGTCGTCGGAGGCGGTCCGGCGGGCATGGGCGCGGCCATCGAGGCGGCCGACGCCGGGCTGTCCGTCATCCTGGTCGACGACAAATCCGAACTCGGCGGCAAGCTCGTTCTCCAGACCCATCTCTTCTTCGGCGCCGCCGCCGAATGCTACGCCGGAACCCGGGGCATCGAAATCGCAGGCATCCTGGCCGACGAAGTCGCCAAACGCCCCGACATCCGGGTGATGACCTCGAGCGTGGCCGTCGGTGTCTTCTCCGACAAGAAGGTCGGCGTGGCCTCGGACGACCGCTACCGCCTGATCACACCGAAAAGCCTGCTTGTTGCGGCCGGCGCCCGGGAAAAAGCGCTGAATTTCCCCGGCTGCGATCTGCCGGGCGTCTACGGCGCCGGCGCCTTTCAGACTCTCCTCAACCGCGACCTCGTCCGTCCCTCCGAAAAGCTTTTTATCGTCGGCGGCGGAAACGTCGGACTCATTGCCGCCTACCATGCACTCCAGGCCGGAATTGCCGTCGTCGGCCTGTGTGAAGCTCTCCCCGATGTCGGCGGATACTGGGTCCATGCCGACAAGATCCGACGCATGGGCGTTCCCATTTACACGCGGACGAGCGTCGTCTCCGCCAACGGAAAAGAGGCCATCGAATCCGTGACGGTAGCCGGCGTCGATGAGAACTGGAAGATCCTTCCCGGCACCCACAAAACCTATGCCTGTGACACTCTGCTCATCGCCGTCGGGCTCGACCGCGTGAGCGAATTCCACGAAACCGCTAAAAACATCGGCCTGGACTCCTATCTTGCGGGCGACGCCGAGGAAATCGCCGAAGCCTCGGCGGCCATGTTCTCCGGCCGCGTAACCGGGCGCCGTATCGCCCGCAACCTGGGAAAAGACGTCGAAATTCCCGAAGCCTGGGAAAACATGACGCAGCTTCTGAAGTCCCATCCGGGCCGCCAGGACTTTCCCGTCCGGATCATGGACGGAAACGGCGGCGGACCCAAAAAAGAGATTTACCCGGTCATCGGCTGCCTGGAGACCATCCCCTGCAATCCCTGTTCCGTGGTCTGCCCTCAACAGGCCCTCAAGATGCCCTCGGGCGACATCCTTCAGAGGCCCGAATTCGACGGCGATTGCGTCGGCTGCAGCAAATGCGTGGCCAACTGCCCCGGCCTGGCCATTTCTCTCGTCGATATGACGACGAGGGCTTCCGGCAAAGCCCGGGTGACCCTCCCCTTCGAACTGCCCCTCAACTTCGAAATCGGCGACAGCGTGGCCGTCGTCGGCTGGAAAGGCGAGCCTCTGGGACAGGCCAAAGTCCTGGACATTCTCGACCGCTCCGGACGTTCCCCCTGCCGCATGTCCTGTCCGGCCGACGTCCGGGCCCAGGGATATATCCAGCTCATCGGCAAAGGCCAATTCGCCGCGGCCATCGACCTCATCCGCCGCGACCTTCCCCTTCCGGGTGTCTGCGGCCGCGTCTGTTACCACCCCTGCGAGGACGGCTGCCTCCGCAAGGAGATCGACGAGCCCGTGGCCATCTGCGCCCTCAAGCGCTTCGTCGCCGACTGGGCCCGCGAAAACGCGCCCGACATCAAGCCGCTTCCCGTGACCCGGCCGCAACGCATCGCCGTCATCGGCTCCGGCCCGGCCGGACTGGCCTGCGCCAACGAGCTCGCCCATCGCGGATACGCCGTGACCGTCTTCGAGGCCCATGAAAAGGCCGGCGGGCTCCTTCGCCTGGGCATCCCGGCCTATCGGCTGCCCGACGACGTCCTGGACTACGAACTCGAATGCCTGGCCCGCCAGGGGATCGAATTCAAAACAGGGACGCGGATCGAAAACGTCGACGATCTGCTCAAGCAGGGCTACGCGGCTGTGTTTATGGCCCCCGGCGCCCTCAAGGCGACAAGCGCCGGCATTCCCGGCGAAGATCTCGAAGGCGTCATCGATATGCTCGAGTTCCTCCGCCGGGTGAAATCCGGCGACCTGGCCCGGCTCAGCGGACGCGTCGCCATCATCGGCGGCGGCAACTCGGCCATCGACTCGGCCCGCGTCGCCCGTCGCCTGGGAGCCTCGGAGGTTCGCATCCTCTACCGCCGATCGCGCGAACAGATGCCCTCGCATGACTGGGAGGTCAAGCAGGCCCAAGACGAGGGCATCCAGTTCGACTTTCTCGTCGCCCCCGAAGCCATCGTGGGTTCGAACGTTCATGTCGAGGGTGTCCGTCTCATCCGCATGAAACTCGGCGAACCCGACGCCTCCGGCCGGGCCCGGCCCGTTCCCGTTCCCGGTTCCGAATTCGAAATGCCCTTCGACACCGTGATTCCGGCCATCGGTCAGCAGACATCGCTCGGACGCCTGTCCGAAGGTCTGGCGATGACCAAGTGGGGAAACATCCTGGCCGACCCCGTGACCCAGTTGACGAACCCCGGCGGAATCTTCGCCGGGGGCGACGCCGCGACCGGGGCCGATACCGTTGTCGCCGCCTTCGGCTCCGGAAAGAGAGCGGCGGAATCCATCGACCGCTTCCTGAGAGGTGTGGACATCGACGCCGGCCGCCGCGAAGAAAAACCCAAGGCGCCGGAAACGCTGCGGGACAATGCCCCCCGGGTCCCCCGGGTCAAGGAAGAAGAGGTCCCCGTTGCGGATCGCATCGACAGCATGGTCGAGATCGTCAAGACGCTGACGGAGGAAGCCGCCCTGATCGAAGCGGGCCGCTGCCTCGGCTGCGGAACGATCGGCGAATGCCTGCCGGGTCTCGATCCGGGAAACCGTGCGGCCAAGAAAAGTCCGATTCAGGACAAGGCCCACATGGTCGTCGTCGAGACCGAGCCGGACATCGCGCCCCGGATCGGCGGCATCCGGGTCCAGCCCGAATCCGTGACCGAACCCATCGCCACGGTCATGCCCGAAGTCACCCCCGACGAAACCATCGTCTGCCGCTGCGAGCGGGTCACGGCCGGAGAGATCCGCGGCCTGATCCGCGACGGAGAACGCGACATCAACCAGATCAAGGCCGTCACCCGGGCCTGCATGGGCGCCTGCGGGGCCAAGACCTGCACGCCGCTCATCCACCGGCTTTTCCGCGAGGAAGGGGTGCCGATGTCCGAGATCGTCGACCAGCCGAAACGCCCGCTGTTCATCGAGGTCCCGCTCGGGGCCTTCGCCGGAATTGAAGAGGAGAAGGACCAATGA